Proteins from a genomic interval of Rosa chinensis cultivar Old Blush chromosome 2, RchiOBHm-V2, whole genome shotgun sequence:
- the LOC112185663 gene encoding uncharacterized protein LOC112185663 codes for MRKKPQSQLLICTEHDMQQPLYWFAEPPPALYLPFCLYSTASYLVDTERDRPKDTGGRRERRRGPPFKREDKKKKQQRVVRLASTQNFEDEGEDNVDWEEAPVAGFFPYSFDKASFLIHTPETLVSGVPSVLRRVVPIPLHVSSREGKREGELTALICTK; via the exons atgaggaaaaagCCACAAAGCCAACTACTAATCTGCACAGAACATGATATGCAACAACCTCTTTACTG GTTTGCTGAGCCACCACCTGCGCTCTATCTGCCTTTTTGCCTCTATTCCACTGCTTCATATTTGGTCGACACAGAGAGAGATAGACCAAAGGATACGGGGGGAAGAAGGGAGAGAAGAAGAGGCCCTCCCTTCAAAA GAgaagacaagaagaagaagcagcaaaGAGTCGTCAGGTTGGCGTCAACTCAAAACTTTGAAGATGAAGGAGAAGATAATGTTGACTGGGAAGAAGCTCCAGTTGCAG GATTTTTCCCCTACTCATTTGACAAGGCCTCCTTTCTAATCCATACCCCAGAAACATTGGTATCAGGTGTTCCCAGCGTATTGCGTCGGGTGGTTCCGATACCTCTGCATGTTTCCTCCAGAGAAGGAAAACGAGAAGGAGAACTTACTGCTTTGATCTGCACAAAATga
- the LOC112184313 gene encoding G-type lectin S-receptor-like serine/threonine-protein kinase At2g19130, with amino-acid sequence MIHFGSECVLVVLCCFIIISFGAHLSTASDKLIPGRSLSGNQTLTSPAGKFELGFFTRVSSEFRFLENGNFTLLDQSKSSIWSTQNSMSSVSKSATYTARLLDNGNFVIQDASGVIWQSFDHPTDTWLPGGARLGYNKLTNQKLALTPWKNPQDPAPGIFSLEIEPNGTSFWLLYNGSQQYWNSGPWNGKSFAQVPEIERNDHITNVTFVPDDKGSYFSYDSADPDTYIRYMIDFTGQFKVYMWGKGFTQWNSFWLRPTQFCEVYGFCGASSICQQNASLCVCMEGYEPKVPKEWGLGDHTDGCVRKAPLKCIAGVDDTFKVVSDVRLPVNPETLAVDNSDDCRLACLRNCSCTAFAYDNRCLVWGGDLFNVKQFTPDEKEGKDLHLKISASERIEGKKENRTLWIIIGVLGGLFIVITIVVVLFVKHRCFGEKLDTLDGSLVMFRCRALRKATNNFSEKLGEGGFGSVFKGTLQGSIAIAVKRLNCPKQEDKQFLTEVRTIGKVQHINLIRLCGFCAEDSKRFLVYEYMPNGSLESVLFKNSSIVLDWKARYQIAIGTARGLAYLHEECRECIIHCDIKPENILLDAEYVPKVADFGLAKLIDRDISRIITTMKGTRGYIAPEWISGEAITSKADTFSYGMLLFELISGRRNRDVLDDALENYFPTRVANVLNKEEDVDALLDYRLEGNADKDQLSRACKVACWCIQDDEKGRPTMGQVVQLLEGVIDAGIPPMPKFLDRFSKSLVASINYRYITSSSSDSCRHDILSEYS; translated from the exons atgattcATTTTGGTTCGGAGTGTGTGCTTGTTGTGTTATGTTGTTTCATCATCATCAGCTTCGGAGCTCATCTCTCAACGGCGTCTGACAAGCTCATCCCAGGCCGGTCACTTTCCGGCAACCAGACATTAACCTCTCCGGCAGGCAAATTTGAACTGGGTTTCTTCACTCGAG TTTCTTCAGAGTTTAGATTccttgaaaatggaaactttacCTTGCTGGACCAGTCCAAATCTTCAATTTGGTCAACCCAGAATTCTATGTCTTCAGTGTCCAAATCCGCCACATATACAGCAAGGCTTCTTGACAATGGCAACTTTGTTATTCAAGATGCATCTGGTGTAATATGGCAGAGTTTTGATCACCCAACTGATACTTGGCTCCCAGGTGGTGCCAGGCTTGGTTACAACAAGCTTACCAATCAGAAACTAGCTCTCACTCCCTGGAAAAACCCACAAGACCCAGCCCCTGGAATTTTTTCCCTTGAGATTGAACCAAATGGGACAAGTTTTTGGTTGCTCTATAATGGCTCTCAACAGTATTGGAACAGTGGGCCTTGGAATGGCAAATCTTTTGCCCAAGTCCCTGAAATAGAGCGGAACGATCATATAACAAATGTTACTTTTGTTCCAGATGACAAGGGGAGCTATTTTTCTTATGATTCTGCGGACCCTGACACTTATATTAGGTACATGATTGACTTCACTGGGCAGTTCAAGGTCTATATGTGGGGGAAGGGCTTCACCCAGTGGAATTCATTTTGGTTGAGGCCAACCCAATTCTGTGAGGTTTATGGATTTTGTGGTGCTTCTAGCATCTGCCAGCAAAACGCTAGTCTGTGTGTTTGTATGGAGGGATATGAACCTAAAGTCCCAAAAGAGTGGGGATTAGGGGATCACACAGATGGGTGTGTCAGGAAAGCACCTTTAAAATGCATTGCTGGAGTAGATGATACTTTTAAGGTGGTATCTGATGTCCGCCTTCCTGTGAATCCAGAGACTTTAGCAGTTGATAACAGTGATGATTGCAGATTAGCGTGCTTAAGAAATTGCTCATGTACAGCTTTTGCTTATGATAATAGGTGTCTTGTTTGGGGAGGGGATCTATTCAACGTCAAACAATTTACACCAGACGAGAAGGAAGGCAAGGACTTGCATCTGAAAATTTCAGCTTCTGAGAGAATAGAGGGGAAGAAAGAGAACAGGACTCTTTGGATCATCATCGGAGTACTTGGAGGTTTATTTATTGTTATTACCATTGTTGTGGTACTATTTGTGAAGCATCGATGTTTTGGGGAAAAGTTAGATACACTTGATGGTTCCTTGGTGATGTTCAGGTGTAGGGCTTTAAGAAAGGCAACAAACAACTTTTCGGAGAAACTTGGGGAAGGAGGCTTTGGTTCTGTTTTCAAAGGGACATTGCAGGGATCAATTGCCATTGCGGTGAAGAGACTCAACTGTCCCAAGCAAGAGGATAAGCAATTCCTTACAGAAGTGAGAACTATTGGAAAAGTCCAACACATTAATCTTATTCGTCTCTGTGGATTTTGTGCAGAAGACTCAAAAAGATTCTTGGTTTATGAATACATGCCAAATGGGTCTCTAGAATCTGTTCTATTTAAAAACAGTTCCATTGTCTTAGATTGGAAAGCTAGGTACCAAATTGCAATTGGGACTGCTAGAGGATTGGCTTACCTTCATGAGGAATGTAGAGAATGCATAATACACTGCGATATCAAACCTGAAAACATTCTCTTGGATGCAGAATATGTCCCAAAAGTAGCAGATTTTGGTCTAGCAAAGCTCATAGACAGAGACATTAGCCGGATAATAACAACCATGAAAGGAACCAGAGGCTATATTGCTCCAGAGTGGATTTCAGGAGAAGCTATAACATCGAAAGCTGATACCTTTAGCTATGGAATGCTGTTATTTGAACTGATCTCGGGAAGGAGAAACAGAGATGTATTAGATGATGCTTTAGAAAATTACTTCCCAACCCGTGTTGCCAATGTGTTGAATAAAGAAGAAGATGTTGATGCCTTGTTGGATTACAGGTTAGAAGGTAATGCTGACAAAGACCAACTGAGTAGAGCATGCAAAGTCGCTTGTTGGTGCATTCAAGACGACGAGAAGGGTAGGCCAACTATGGGGCAGGTTGTTCAACTTCTGGAGGGAGTTATAGATGCTGGAATTCCACCAATGCCAAAGTTCCTTGACCGCTTTTCTAAGAGTCTAGTTGCATCCATCAATTATCGGTACATCACTTCCAGCAGTTCTGATTCATGTCGTCATGATATACTATCTGAGTACTCATGA
- the LOC112184310 gene encoding uncharacterized protein LOC112184310 — protein MSKSTFGRFTYGTETILLPLSSSPTYENLCAKISSRFRNLKDGQFVFRYALNDCPNCYLECDDDILIMLDIFQLLNFPFIDIHVLDVGACSKMCVDKQEIAATVDTAIVNIPELVDEDHASSDDSNLEDDNNMIIGNFVSNKSKRKYMSSDWNDNIYKIGQVFIGGAVEFRDKLCKFAVEKGFEFNYVKNDKCRVSATCAKKDSDGCEWYVYASLNKASGYFHIIKLVNNHSCVGVVRHQNHKRLGSKVISTIMADKVRSDPLIKPKDIVKHFKHDYGFDIPYHMAYRSKEAANKMLHGSEAFGYSLLPWYIDTLKRTNPGSYCILDSLDNRFRRLFISYGACINGFKYCRPMLFLDGTFIKNKYKGMLLGACAKIGNKDVFPFAFAIVDAESKENWRWFLEHLAIILASDYQTIVFMTDRGAGLLDGVKEVFPNAPHSYCIKHLKDNLNGRYPSSYGSTFKEHIVRLFTQAAYARTLDIFNEKLEEFRKQSRGQGQSFLANLPPENYAIACFPAKRYGEMSNSLAESFNNMVKDERCMPLPQLLEGIRVRVMEIFCERKVQSSTWRSVLCPKLEKKLSKRIETGRNWRVSQSTNDIFEVCTEDSNVMVNLVERECSCAWWQFRCFPCSHAVQVMQKANRIPYRYIEDYWKTSFYRSAHDLPIFPVPDLDKPNPSSFGDSALQPPKTRKPPGRPRTRRIKSFGEESRPVKCTRCDQLGHHNRRSCNVAI, from the exons ATGTCAAAGTCAACATTTGGAAGATTTACATATGGGACAGAGACTATTCTTTTACCGTTGTCATCAAGCCCCAcgtatgaaaatttgtgtgcCAAAATTTCCTCAAGGTTTCGAAACCTCAAGGATGGTCAATTTGTTTTTAGATATGCACTTAACGATTGCCCCAATTGCTACTTAGAGTGTGACGATGATATTTTGATCATGTTGGATATCTTCCAACTGCTAAATTTTCCCTTTATAGATATACATGTTCTTGATGTTGGAGCTTGTTCCAAGATGTGTGTCGATAAACAGGAAATTGCTGCTACTGTGGATACTGCTATTGTGAATATCCCTGAACTTGTTGATGAAGATCATGCTAGTAGTGATGATTCAAACCTTGAGGATGACAACAACATGATAATTGGAAATTTTGTGAGCAACAAGTCTAAAAGGAAGTATATGTCTAGTGATTGGAATGACAATATATATAAGATTGGTCAAGTTTTCATTGGTGGTGCCGTCGAATTTCGGGATAAGTTGTGCAAGTTTGCAGTTGAGAAGGGGTTTGAGTTTAACTATGTTAAGAATGACAAGTGCCGTGTTAGTGCTACTTGTGCCAAGAAAGATTCCGATGGGTGTGAATGGTATGTTTATGCTTCCTTAAACAAGGCTAGTGGTTATTTCCATATAATAAAGTTGGTGAATAATCATTCTTGTGTTGGTGTTGTCCGGCATCAAAATCATAAGAGGTTAGGATCCAAAGTTATTTCCACTATTATGGCTGATAAAGTCAGATCCGATCCTTTAATTAAGCCCAAGGATATTGTCAAGCATTTCAAGCATGATTATGGGTTTGATATTCCTTATCACATGGCATATAGGAGCAAAGAGGCTGCTAATAAGATGTTACATGGTAGTGAAGCATTTGGGTATTCTCTATTGCCTTGGTATATTGACACATTAAAGAGAACTAACCCCGGTTCATATTGCATTCTTGACTCTCTTGATAATCGTTTTCGTCGATTGTTTATATCTTATGGGGCTTGCATAAACGGCTTCAAATATTGTCGACCTATGTTGTTCCTTGATGGGACTTTtattaaaaacaagtataagggGATGCTATTGGGTGCTTGTGCTAAAATAGGGAACAAAG aTGTTTTCCCATTTGCCTTTGCCATTGTTGATGCTGAAAGTAAAGAGAATTGGAGGTGGTTCCTTGAACATTTGGCAATAATCTTGGCGAGCGACTACCAGACTATTGTATTCATGACAGACCGTGGAGCTGGTCTTTTGGATGGTGTGAAAGAGGTGTTTCCAAATGCGCCTCACTCCTACTGTATCAAGCATCTAAAGGACAATTTGAATGGCAGGTATCCAAGTTCCTATGGTTCTACTTTTAAGGAACACATTGTGAGATTGTTTACACAAGCTGCATATGCTAGGACTTTAGATATCTTCAATGAAAAGTTGGAAGAATTTAGGAAGCAAAGTCGTGGGCAGGGTCAGTCCTTTCTTGCTAACTTGCCACCCGAAAACTATGCTATTGCTTGCTTCCCTGCTAAAAGATATGGCGAAATGAGTAATTCTTTGGCAGAGAGCTTCAACAACATGGTCAAGGATGAGAGATGCATGCCGCTGCCTCAGTTGCTTGAAGGCATTCGTGTGAGAGTTATGGAGATTTTTTGTGAAAGGAAGGTTCAATCTTCTACTTGGAGGAGTGTGCTATGTCCTAAGCTTGAGAAAAAGTTGTCGAAAAGGATAGAAACAGGGAGAAATTGGAGAGTTAGCCAgtctactaatgatatttttgaagttTGTACAGAGGATAGCAATGTCATGGTGAACTTGGTTGAGAGGGAGTGTTCTTGTGCTTGGTGGCAGTTTAGGTGCTTCCCATGTTCTCATGCAGTTCAAGTAATGCAGAAGGCGAACCGTATCCCTTACCGTTACATTGAAGATTACTGGAAGACCTCATTCTATAGAAGTGCTCATGATCTTCCTATTTTTCCAGTCCCGGATCTTGATAAGCCCAATCCTAGTAGTTTTGGTGATTCAGCTTTGCAGCCTCCCAAGACTCGAAAACCTCCCGGAAGACCACGGACAAGGAGGATCAAGTCGTTTGGGGAAGAGTCCAGACCAGTGAAATGCACACGGTGTGATCAACTTGGCCACCACAATCGCAGGTCATGCAATGTGGCGATCTGA
- the LOC112184311 gene encoding uncharacterized protein LOC112184311, whose translation MSCIDEQLREKAPGWIENMTKLLLLHLFITLLFASSGSTLGWSFVKCITDIETMRRYNWARAVRDYLLLCLQAATTGKARQISGCVALIQYWICERSTMLVEIKGREAMTPGCVKCSLPQFTKELQKMQVDDIEIDNAVADNNRSKHGKENSDDDFENPPSKHATTAQAKGQKRQREEKKATVAAKKPAKKRVAEKRAKSKENKISNEGATAPAEKEKRRNEEETADNESEGFEDEHEDMTLRDWVDMNNMNFAKKIDENKGEEGMQTKTTSGVNVNDMDLGATEEEEDATDGIRDDFSFDTGFGGQENETNFVDQDRDGTEGAEPDQMQGNEKAATEVDHDRDGTDGGEPDQMERNEKAATEVDQDRDGTDGGEPDQMERNEKAATEVDQDRDGTEGGEPDRMERNERAATEADDVERNRKDATEADANFMDQTLKSIIEEIVNEAARKEKAATEAGANIADQILHNIVEEIVNEEYKSRNDPVWFDEWEALLQSEYDEFGYPSTDEEQINTVEHWQDVAMLKQDMAGSAIESCKRKQAYIERLWDEKEEVSKKYKKLKTKLKKKQEELRKWRNKCKQLMMIVQRVEKDEEANEDVAATAAPPATVPAHATVPAHSTAPAAVPAHATAPSNERRTRSAIKRIKERTDRKEKQLEGFEVQKPSKKQRKKSN comes from the exons ATGAGCTGTATTGATGAGCAGTTAAGGGAAAAAGCTCCTGGGTGGATAGAGAACATGACAAAGTTGCTGCTACTGCATCTGTTCATCACACTACTGTTTGCAAGCTCGGGGTCTACCTTAGGATGGAGCTTTGTGAAATGCATCACTGATATTGAGACAATGAGGAGATATAACTGGGCAAGAGCTGTTAGAGACTATTTGTTATTGTGTTTGCAAGCTGCCACAACGGGAAAAGCAAGGCAAATCAGTGGGTGTGTAGCATTAATCCAG tATTGGATATGCGAGAGGAGTACTATGCTTGTTGAAATTAAAGGCAGAGAAGCAATGACTCCAGGGTGCGTCAAGTGTAGTCTCCCTCAATTCACAAAAGAATTGCAGAAAATGCAAGTTGATGACATAGAG ATTGATAATGCAGTTGCCGACAACAATAGAAGCAAACATGGCAAGGAAAACAGTGACGATGACTTTGAGAACCCTCCATCAAAGCATGCTACTACTGCACAGGCAAAGGGGCAGAAAagacaaagagaagaaaagaaggccACAGTAGCTGCCAAAAAACCAGCCAAAAAGCGGGTGGCCGAAAAGAGagcaaaaagtaaagaaaataagatCTCGAATGAGGGTGCTACTGCACCAGCTGAAAAGGAAAAACGTAGAAATGAAGAAGAGACAGCTGATAATGAATCAGAAGGTTTcgaagatgaacatgaagacATGACATTAAGAGATTGG GTGGATATGAACAACATGAATTTTGCGAAAAAGATTGACGAGAATAAAGGAGAGGAAGGAATGCAAACAAAAACCACAAGTGGAGTAAATGTCAATGACATGGATTTGGGTGCAactgaggaagaagag gATGCTACGGATGGTATTAGAGATGACTTTAGCTTTGACACTGGATTTGGGGGGCAGGAAAATGAAACAAACTTTGTCGATCAGGATCGGGATGGAACTGAAGGAGCAGAACCAGATCAAATGCAAGGGAATGAAAAAGCTGCTACTGAGGTCGATCATGATCGGGATGGAACTGACGGAGGAGAACCAGATCAAATGGAAAGGAATGAAAAAGCTGCTACTGAGGTCGATCAGGATCGGGATGGAACTGACGGAGGAGAACCAGATCAAATGGAAAGGAATGAAAAAGCTGCTACTGAGGTCGATCAGGATCGGGATGGAACTGAAGGAGGAGAACCAGATCGAATGGAAAGGAATGAAAGAGCTGCCACTGAGGCTGATGATGTTGAAAGGAATAGAAAAGATGCTACTGAGGCCGATGCAAATTTTATGGATCAAACCCTGAAAAGTATTATAGAAGAGATTGTGAATGAAGctgcaaggaaagaaaaagctGCTACTGAGGCTGGTGCAAATATTGCTGATCAAATCTTGCACAACATTGTAGAAGAGATTGTGAATGAAGAGTACAAGAGCAG GAATGATCCAGTTTGGTTCGATGAATGGGAAGCCTTGTTGCAAAGTGAGTACGATGAATTTGGCTATCCAAGCACTGATGAAGAGCAGATCAATACAGTGGAGCATTGGCAAGATGTAGCAATGCTGAAACAAGATATGGCGGGAAGTGCTATCGAGAGCTGCAAAAGGAAGCAAGCTTATATAGAGAGATTGTgggatgaaaaagaagaagtgtcaaaaaaatacaaaaagttgaagacaaagttgaagaagaagcaagaagagcttagaaaatggagaaacaaatgcaaacaactAATGATGATAGTGCAAAGGGTAGAAAAAGATGAAGAGGCCAATGAAGATGTTGCTGCTACTGCTGCTCCTCCTGCTACTGTTCCCGCTCATGCTACTGTTCCTGCTCATTCTACTGCTCCTGCTGCTGTTCCTGCTCATGCTACTGCTCCATCAAATGAACGAAGGACACGATCAGCGATAAagagaatcaaagaaagaaCCGATCGGAAAGAGAAGCAACTAGAAGGTTTTGAGGTGCAGAAACCATCGAAgaaacagaggaagaagagcaATTAA